A single Campylobacter hyointestinalis subsp. hyointestinalis DNA region contains:
- a CDS encoding TlpA family protein disulfide reductase encodes MKNLIFSLIFAFILIGCGNGSRHHMTLNDKNGFDTTYDTAKKELKIVGWDKPYMLFFFSTMCGACESQVPIINELIKEYDGKIKVYGVMGDTTGYDGDIFTLKEKGISFMSTSAPKSVSYLSSVVGGVMGTPVTYIFDKNGKKIKQFLGLYPKSAFENELKLLLD; translated from the coding sequence ATGAAGAATTTGATATTTTCGCTTATATTTGCATTTATTTTGATAGGTTGTGGTAATGGCTCAAGACATCATATGACTTTAAATGATAAAAACGGCTTTGATACTACATATGATACTGCTAAAAAAGAGCTAAAGATAGTAGGCTGGGATAAGCCATATATGTTATTTTTCTTTTCTACTATGTGCGGGGCTTGCGAGAGCCAAGTACCTATCATAAATGAGCTCATTAAAGAGTATGACGGAAAGATAAAAGTATATGGAGTGATGGGTGATACGACCGGATATGATGGCGATATATTTACGCTAAAAGAAAAAGGCATCTCTTTTATGAGTACTTCGGCTCCTAAATCAGTTAGTTATTTATCTAGCGTGGTAGGCGGAGTTATGGGGACTCCAGTCACTTATATATTTGATAAAAATGGAAAAAAGATAAAGCAGTTTTTGGGGCTTTATCCAAAATCGGCTTTTGAAAATGAGCTAAAGCTTCTTTTGGATTAA
- a CDS encoding ABC transporter permease has protein sequence MVENKIFFIKIIFKSILSSRRGSFVMFISILFGAAIASALINLYTDIDKKVSSELNNYGANVVISPLNLENNYINENELNAILKDMKNLKASNKYLFGVANIGVSNAVIMGLDFANLRKIMPYIDLKSGEFIASDDGDKFALIGADLAKIIGAKPGDILEITPSSNEVYKVRIKGVVYDGQKEDNLLMVSLDLAQDMFGKENLINYANAIINGDFDNIKKSIENATNENIKFEIIGKISKAQGQILDKIKLLMFLIGVTILFITTVGINTTLSSILFSKVKEFALIRSLGSSKASLLKLILSEVFTICIVGSILGGFLGYVLAIFLGHIIFSSGVDFRLVSLVLAIVISLVFALLASFYPIKKALNQNIANLLRE, from the coding sequence ATGGTAGAAAATAAAATATTTTTTATAAAGATCATCTTTAAAAGTATACTAAGCAGTAGGCGCGGAAGCTTTGTGATGTTTATATCTATTTTATTTGGTGCAGCGATCGCGTCCGCTCTTATAAATTTATATACAGATATTGATAAAAAAGTAAGCAGTGAGTTAAATAATTACGGTGCAAATGTTGTCATAAGTCCTTTAAATTTGGAAAATAATTATATAAACGAAAACGAATTAAACGCCATTTTAAAAGATATGAAAAACCTAAAAGCATCAAACAAATATCTTTTTGGCGTAGCGAATATAGGAGTGAGTAACGCAGTCATTATGGGGCTGGACTTTGCGAATTTAAGAAAAATTATGCCTTATATAGATCTAAAAAGTGGTGAGTTTATAGCTAGTGATGACGGAGATAAATTTGCCCTTATCGGTGCTGATCTTGCTAAGATCATAGGCGCAAAACCAGGAGATATCTTAGAGATTACGCCATCAAGTAATGAAGTGTATAAAGTTCGCATAAAAGGTGTCGTATATGACGGACAAAAAGAAGATAACCTACTTATGGTATCTTTAGACTTAGCTCAGGATATGTTCGGTAAAGAAAATCTCATAAACTATGCAAATGCCATAATAAACGGAGATTTTGATAATATCAAAAAGAGCATTGAAAATGCAACTAACGAAAATATTAAATTTGAAATCATCGGTAAAATTTCAAAAGCACAGGGGCAAATCCTAGATAAGATCAAACTTTTGATGTTTCTCATCGGCGTGACTATACTTTTTATAACGACCGTTGGTATAAATACAACTTTGTCATCTATACTTTTTTCAAAAGTAAAGGAATTTGCGCTTATACGCTCACTAGGTTCAAGTAAAGCTTCGCTTTTAAAGCTCATACTTAGCGAAGTTTTTACTATTTGTATAGTCGGATCTATTTTAGGTGGATTTTTAGGATACGTTCTTGCTATATTTTTAGGGCATATAATATTTTCAAGTGGAGTTGATTTTAGACTTGTCAGTCTTGTTTTGGCTATTGTTATAAGTCTTGTTTTTGCGCTTTTAGCAAGCTTTTATCCGATAAAAAAAGCGTTAAATCAAAATATAGCAAATTTACTAAGGGAATAA
- a CDS encoding carbon-nitrogen hydrolase — protein MKVALIAHKFYGSKEETIRQTTKRIEEAAQNGANLVVLQELHQGSYFCQDENVAVFDEACDFESDVAYWAEVAREFKVVLVTSLFERRSAGLYHNTAVVFDSDGKEAGKYRKMHIPDDPNFYEKFYFTPGDLGFEPIDTSVGRLGVLVCWDQWYPEAARLMALKGAQILIYPTAIGWFDGDEEDEKSRQLEAWVAVQRGHAVANGLPVVTVNRVGFENAPDAKSGIRFWGNSFVFGSQGEEFFRSNDCDEITSIVDIDLKRCEQVRRWWPFLRDRRIDAYEGLLKRFID, from the coding sequence ATGAAAGTAGCACTTATCGCACATAAATTTTATGGTAGCAAAGAAGAGACTATAAGACAGACTACAAAACGCATTGAAGAAGCAGCACAAAACGGTGCAAATTTGGTAGTTTTGCAAGAGCTTCATCAAGGAAGTTATTTTTGTCAAGATGAAAATGTCGCGGTTTTTGATGAAGCGTGCGACTTTGAAAGCGATGTTGCTTACTGGGCAGAAGTAGCGCGTGAGTTTAAAGTAGTTTTGGTAACTTCACTATTTGAAAGACGCTCAGCCGGGCTTTATCATAATACTGCGGTTGTTTTTGATAGCGATGGAAAAGAAGCTGGAAAGTACCGTAAAATGCATATTCCAGATGATCCAAACTTTTATGAAAAGTTTTATTTTACTCCAGGCGATCTAGGCTTTGAGCCTATAGATACTAGCGTTGGAAGACTTGGAGTTTTGGTATGCTGGGATCAGTGGTATCCAGAAGCTGCGCGTCTTATGGCTCTAAAGGGTGCTCAGATTCTTATCTATCCTACTGCAATCGGTTGGTTTGATGGCGATGAAGAAGACGAAAAATCACGCCAACTTGAGGCTTGGGTGGCAGTCCAAAGGGGACATGCAGTAGCAAACGGACTTCCTGTCGTAACGGTAAATAGAGTAGGTTTTGAAAATGCTCCAGACGCTAAGAGTGGTATAAGATTTTGGGGAAATAGTTTTGTTTTTGGATCTCAAGGTGAAGAGTTTTTCCGATCTAATGATTGTGATGAGATTACTTCTATAGTAGATATCGATCTTAAAAGATGCGAGCAAGTGCGCAGATGGTGGCCGTTTCTTAGAGATAGACGCATCGATGCTTATGAAGGGCTTTTAAAAAGGTTTATCGACTAA
- the gltS gene encoding sodium/glutamate symporter, which produces METINVDSYSTLVVMVLVLLLGAFVIKRVKFLRVYNIPEPVVGGIIAAILFLCLYSFSGITLKFDSSLKDPLMLAFFSSIGLLADFASLKKGGKKLVIFLFVISGLLILQNIVGIGVALGLGENPLIGLLSGSVTMSGGHGTGGAWANEFIKAPYNFSAAYEVAMASATFGLIAGGIIGGPVAKYLIQKNNLQTPNIHEESSATPMLNFESPQKTKLITQESFIRSLALIALCLYIGNFVAEHIKSLNIGFTLPTFVYCLFTGVILRNLLQALKIHEVFDREISVIGNVSLSLFLAFALMTINLWQLVSLALPILTILVAQVALMIAYAVFITFRVCGRDYDAAVLAAGHCGFGLGATPTAMVNMQTVTNNYGMSHMAFIIVPLCGAFFIDLVNALVINGFLGFLG; this is translated from the coding sequence TTTGCGAGTTTATAATATCCCAGAGCCTGTCGTAGGCGGTATCATCGCGGCAATTTTATTTTTATGTCTTTATAGTTTTAGCGGTATAACGCTTAAATTTGATAGCTCGCTCAAAGATCCTCTTATGCTAGCATTTTTTTCTAGTATAGGGCTTTTAGCAGACTTTGCGTCCCTTAAAAAAGGTGGCAAAAAGTTAGTCATATTTTTATTTGTCATTAGCGGACTTTTAATCTTGCAAAACATAGTTGGTATCGGAGTTGCTCTTGGACTAGGAGAAAACCCTCTCATCGGACTTCTTAGCGGATCTGTTACTATGAGCGGAGGTCATGGTACAGGGGGAGCCTGGGCAAATGAGTTTATAAAAGCACCGTATAATTTTAGCGCTGCTTACGAAGTAGCTATGGCTAGTGCGACATTTGGTCTCATTGCAGGCGGTATCATCGGCGGACCTGTTGCAAAGTATCTTATACAAAAAAATAACTTACAAACCCCAAATATCCATGAAGAAAGCAGTGCTACTCCTATGCTAAACTTCGAATCTCCGCAAAAAACAAAGCTCATCACTCAAGAGTCGTTTATACGCTCTTTAGCTCTCATTGCGCTTTGTCTTTACATAGGAAATTTCGTCGCAGAACATATAAAATCACTAAATATAGGTTTTACGCTTCCTACATTTGTGTACTGTCTATTTACGGGCGTCATCCTTAGAAACTTGCTTCAAGCTCTAAAGATCCACGAAGTCTTTGATAGGGAAATTTCAGTTATTGGAAACGTTAGCTTATCGCTTTTCCTTGCTTTCGCGCTAATGACTATAAATCTCTGGCAGCTAGTATCTTTGGCGCTTCCTATACTAACTATACTTGTAGCGCAAGTAGCCTTGATGATAGCCTATGCGGTATTTATTACATTTAGAGTATGCGGACGCGATTACGACGCTGCTGTTTTGGCTGCTGGACACTGTGGATTTGGACTAGGAGCGACACCTACTGCAATGGTAAATATGCAAACAGTCACAAATAACTATGGTATGAGCCATATGGCATTCATCATAGTTCCACTTTGTGGAGCGTTTTTCATAGATCTAGTAAATGCTTTAGTGATAAACGGATTTCTTGGCTTTTTAGGCTGA
- a CDS encoding Fe-S-containing protein gives MTIFFYQVVLALFGPSFILAFIDHEKHIKNILLPSIFGLCFGLFVFGLFKISINTDSGKIIFDTLCIIMLLLTPVCIKFKSSYFSNVFSFFLAFGYGYEYGFISMNFMVFAGDLLDSLSLSNLFMVSLALLSLISVYFVSRAILKNTPNLFRYIFLYILVILCLADRVSFLTLSLMQDGLVGAYSNLLSVVAKTIYFNSFLPVVLSILFMLLALVHLFWLPKKIGKKDIVLYRINIAKRTAYFRVVIFCFLTCFLISFFSLFYLLVSSKPPKISEPTLVEPVRGEFKFDANLVMDSKLHRFAYITDDGHEVRFFLVNRFKDKLAPVAVFDACAICGDMGYIKSGDNLICISCNVRIFLPSVGKPGGCNPIPFEYKFDGKEISINLKTIEKGATFFSKIVKKEVTDPVSKNKILNDSKFTYVYYGRTYFFEDEKNQAEFEANPEKYVTIDGLLKENK, from the coding sequence ATGACGATATTTTTTTATCAAGTGGTTTTGGCTCTGTTTGGACCAAGCTTTATCCTTGCGTTTATAGATCACGAAAAACATATAAAAAACATACTTTTACCATCCATTTTCGGGCTTTGCTTTGGACTTTTTGTATTTGGACTTTTTAAAATATCTATAAACACCGATAGTGGCAAGATCATTTTTGACACTCTTTGTATAATTATGCTTTTACTAACTCCGGTTTGTATCAAATTTAAAAGCTCATATTTTTCAAATGTATTTAGCTTTTTCTTAGCGTTTGGATACGGCTATGAGTATGGATTTATAAGCATGAACTTTATGGTGTTTGCAGGAGATCTGCTAGATAGTCTTAGCTTGAGCAATCTTTTTATGGTTAGTTTAGCTTTATTGTCGCTCATATCTGTTTATTTCGTATCAAGAGCTATTTTAAAAAATACGCCAAATTTATTTAGATATATATTTTTATATATATTGGTAATCTTGTGTTTAGCCGATAGAGTCTCGTTTTTAACTCTTAGCTTGATGCAAGATGGTTTAGTGGGGGCATATTCGAATTTACTTAGCGTCGTAGCAAAAACTATTTATTTTAATAGTTTTTTACCAGTCGTTTTGTCTATTTTGTTTATGCTTTTGGCTTTGGTTCATCTATTTTGGTTACCAAAAAAGATCGGCAAAAAAGATATCGTTTTATATAGGATAAATATCGCTAAAAGAACGGCGTATTTTAGAGTGGTAATATTTTGCTTTTTAACATGTTTTTTGATCTCATTTTTTAGCTTGTTTTATCTCTTAGTGTCTTCAAAACCACCTAAGATCAGCGAACCGACTTTAGTAGAACCAGTCCGCGGCGAGTTTAAATTTGATGCAAATTTGGTTATGGATTCTAAGCTTCATAGATTTGCTTACATAACAGATGACGGCCATGAAGTGAGATTTTTCTTGGTAAATCGTTTTAAAGATAAACTAGCTCCAGTAGCTGTTTTTGATGCGTGTGCGATATGCGGCGATATGGGTTATATCAAAAGCGGCGACAATCTCATCTGCATAAGTTGCAATGTCCGTATATTTCTACCAAGCGTAGGAAAACCAGGCGGTTGCAATCCTATACCGTTTGAGTATAAATTTGATGGAAAAGAGATTAGTATAAATTTAAAAACCATAGAAAAAGGCGCTACGTTTTTTTCTAAAATCGTTAAAAAAGAAGTCACTGATCCAGTGAGCAAAAATAAGATTTTGAACGATTCTAAATTTACTTATGTTTATTATGGCAGGACGTATTTTTTTGAAGATGAGAAAAATCAAGCCGAATTTGAGGCAAATCCCGAAAAATACGTAACTATAGATGGTTTGCTTAAGGAGAATAAATAA
- a CDS encoding cation diffusion facilitator family transporter — MSAPVVAGAVAIILAIVKFVVGITSGSLAVLSSAIDSMLDCLVSVLNYFALKKSNANPNDKFNFGYGKVEALVALFEGAFIVGIAVFICYSSVQKLLNGAKSVETTSAMLVMAISMVLTGLLVLYLRRVYKKTGNLIIKADALHYKTDLLTNLAIFIALFVIWITGYDVVDAIFGIVVSIYIAFSAFGLVKEGVYILLDGALPSDVVRAIIDILNSKEDVKSYHYLKTRKSGEKSFFSVHLVFDPNISLSKAHKVADDIESDIKSKFSTQKWVFDTHFDIEDDRDKEEI; from the coding sequence ATGAGTGCGCCTGTCGTTGCTGGCGCTGTTGCTATCATCTTAGCAATAGTTAAGTTTGTAGTAGGTATAACAAGTGGCTCTTTGGCTGTTCTTAGCTCTGCGATCGACTCTATGCTCGACTGCCTTGTTTCTGTGCTAAATTATTTTGCTTTAAAAAAATCAAATGCAAACCCAAATGATAAGTTTAACTTTGGCTATGGCAAAGTAGAAGCTTTGGTCGCTCTGTTTGAGGGTGCTTTTATCGTCGGTATAGCTGTTTTTATATGTTATTCTAGCGTACAAAAGTTGCTAAATGGTGCAAAAAGTGTAGAAACTACGAGCGCTATGCTAGTTATGGCTATATCTATGGTGTTGACAGGGCTTTTGGTTTTATATCTTAGAAGGGTTTATAAAAAAACAGGAAATCTTATCATAAAAGCTGATGCTTTACACTATAAAACTGACTTGCTTACGAACTTAGCTATCTTCATAGCTTTATTTGTGATATGGATCACAGGATATGACGTTGTGGATGCGATCTTTGGTATAGTAGTTAGTATTTATATCGCATTTAGTGCGTTTGGACTTGTAAAAGAGGGGGTTTATATACTTTTAGACGGAGCGTTGCCTAGTGATGTTGTACGTGCTATAATAGATATTTTAAACTCAAAAGAAGATGTTAAGAGCTATCACTATCTAAAAACTAGAAAAAGTGGTGAGAAGAGCTTTTTTAGCGTTCATTTGGTTTTTGATCCAAATATATCATTATCCAAAGCTCACAAAGTTGCCGATGATATAGAAAGTGATATAAAGAGTAAATTTAGTACACAAAAATGGGTGTTTGATACGCATTTTGACATTGAAGATGACAGAGATAAGGAGGAGATATGA
- a CDS encoding iron transporter, whose product MKKIFSGMLALSLAAVLSMAAEQPIGEPIEKNGMEIAAVYLQPIDMEPKGIDLAPSLADIHLEADIHAVQGNANGFGEGEWIPYLKIAYTLKNLDNGKVINGTLMPMVASDGPHYGANLKMTSGVGNYELTFHIDNPSTQGFGRHADKATGVAKWWAPFDAKYTFKYTGAPKE is encoded by the coding sequence ATGAAAAAAATATTTTCAGGAATGTTGGCTTTAAGCCTTGCAGCAGTGTTATCTATGGCAGCAGAACAACCAATTGGTGAGCCTATAGAAAAAAATGGTATGGAAATAGCAGCGGTTTATCTTCAACCTATTGATATGGAGCCAAAAGGTATCGACCTAGCTCCTAGCCTAGCAGATATCCACCTTGAAGCAGATATCCACGCCGTGCAAGGCAATGCAAATGGTTTTGGCGAGGGTGAGTGGATACCGTATCTTAAGATAGCTTATACGCTTAAAAATTTAGATAATGGTAAAGTTATAAACGGAACTCTTATGCCTATGGTAGCAAGTGACGGTCCTCACTACGGTGCAAACTTAAAAATGACTTCTGGTGTTGGTAACTACGAGCTTACATTTCATATAGACAATCCAAGTACGCAAGGTTTTGGACGTCACGCAGACAAAGCGACAGGCGTTGCAAAATGGTGGGCTCCTTTTGATGCAAAATATACATTTAAATATACAGGCGCTCCAAAGGAATAA
- a CDS encoding ABC transporter permease, translating into MFIKIISSSILHSQGSKMLAFLTIFLSVTLIACMLNITLNIGDQVARELRSYGSNIVVLPKSQNLSIEIGGKEFLPLKNEDYLKESDLHKIKEIFWRNNITAFAPFLNLKVDGFDVVGTYFDKNINVSDEPDFKSGVESLYPFWVVDGRYPKDDSMSEVLAGDGLGLKVGDTLKLGDINAQVVGVLHSSENESKKVITSLKLAQSLANKPNLIDKAEVSAMSIPENDLSVKARRDLDSLDSVAYDKWYCSAYVSSIAYQISEEYPNATAKAVLSVSETQSGITKKIQSLMAIASVLSLIVSSICITSLMVSEINRRKKEIGLLKALGATNFIIYMQFVAEIFAVCICASLLGSLAGYALSFVLSYQIFGSFAGISIIVLPLSIFFGFLISVFGSILPLKSVINLLPAEVLYGRK; encoded by the coding sequence ATGTTTATAAAGATCATTAGCTCGTCTATTTTACACTCGCAAGGTAGTAAAATGCTAGCATTTTTGACCATATTTTTATCCGTAACGCTTATAGCTTGTATGTTAAATATCACTTTAAATATAGGCGATCAAGTCGCTCGTGAGCTAAGGAGTTATGGCTCAAATATAGTAGTGCTTCCAAAATCTCAAAATCTCAGCATAGAGATAGGCGGCAAAGAGTTTTTACCGCTTAAAAACGAGGATTACCTTAAAGAGAGCGATCTTCATAAGATAAAAGAGATATTTTGGAGAAATAATATCACTGCATTTGCTCCGTTTTTAAATCTAAAAGTAGACGGTTTTGATGTCGTAGGGACGTATTTTGATAAAAATATAAACGTAAGTGATGAACCTGATTTTAAAAGCGGAGTAGAAAGTTTGTATCCTTTTTGGGTGGTTGATGGCAGATATCCAAAAGATGATAGTATGAGCGAGGTTTTAGCCGGTGATGGGCTTGGACTAAAAGTAGGAGATACTTTAAAACTAGGAGATATAAACGCTCAAGTCGTAGGAGTCTTGCACTCTAGCGAGAATGAAAGCAAGAAGGTAATCACTAGTTTAAAACTAGCTCAGAGCTTGGCAAATAAACCAAATTTAATAGACAAAGCGGAAGTTTCTGCGATGAGTATCCCTGAAAATGACCTTTCTGTAAAGGCAAGACGTGATCTTGATAGCTTAGATAGCGTGGCTTATGATAAGTGGTATTGCTCTGCTTATGTAAGCTCTATTGCTTATCAGATTAGCGAAGAGTATCCAAACGCCACGGCAAAAGCAGTGCTTAGCGTGAGCGAAACACAAAGCGGTATAACTAAAAAAATTCAGAGTTTAATGGCGATAGCAAGCGTGCTATCTTTGATAGTTTCAAGTATATGTATCACGAGTCTTATGGTCAGTGAGATAAATAGACGTAAAAAAGAAATAGGACTTTTAAAAGCTTTAGGAGCTACAAATTTTATCATTTATATGCAGTTTGTAGCCGAGATATTTGCAGTTTGTATATGCGCTTCATTATTAGGAAGCTTGGCTGGGTACGCTCTTAGCTTTGTCTTGTCTTATCAGATATTTGGAAGTTTCGCAGGTATCAGCATTATAGTTTTACCTCTTAGTATATTTTTTGGTTTTTTGATATCTGTTTTTGGCTCTATCTTACCGCTTAAGAGCGTTATAAATTTACTTCCGGCTGAGGTGTTATATGGTAGAAAATAA
- a CDS encoding ABC transporter ATP-binding protein: protein MEVLSLNKISKHFGDVKAIDNISFSVQKGEWISIMGPSGSGKSTLVNILSLMDSPTSGEYRLCNSDINSLSQEQILEFRRKKIGLVFQQFHLVPYLNALENVMISQFYHSCVDKASAKDALDKVGLAHRISHKPSELSGGEQQRVCIARALINNPDIIIADEPTGNLDEANEKIILQAFQKLKSEGKTLLLITHNEELGRYADKVVYLRHGKLERIENLR, encoded by the coding sequence ATGGAAGTTTTAAGCTTAAATAAAATATCTAAACATTTTGGTGATGTAAAAGCGATCGACAATATAAGTTTTAGCGTACAAAAAGGTGAATGGATAAGCATAATGGGACCTAGCGGAAGCGGAAAAAGTACTTTGGTAAATATCCTAAGCCTTATGGATAGTCCAACAAGCGGAGAGTATAGACTTTGCAATAGCGATATAAACTCTTTGAGTCAAGAACAAATTCTAGAGTTTAGACGCAAAAAGATAGGATTAGTATTTCAGCAATTTCACTTAGTACCATACTTAAACGCGTTAGAAAACGTGATGATAAGCCAGTTTTATCATAGCTGTGTAGATAAAGCTAGTGCTAAAGACGCTCTTGATAAAGTAGGGCTTGCTCATAGGATAAGTCACAAGCCAAGCGAGCTTAGCGGTGGTGAGCAACAACGTGTTTGTATCGCAAGAGCTCTCATAAATAACCCAGATATTATAATAGCTGATGAGCCAACTGGAAATTTAGACGAAGCAAATGAAAAAATAATTTTACAAGCTTTTCAAAAACTAAAAAGCGAGGGTAAAACTCTACTTCTCATCACTCATAATGAGGAGCTTGGCAGATACGCGGATAAAGTAGTCTATCTAAGACATGGAAAACTTGAAAGAATAGAGAATTTACGATGA
- a CDS encoding agmatine deiminase family protein, which yields MIKTYAEWDDQELILLSIPHVNTDWKPYLDDILRSYEELVSQICKYQKVLLIAPQINDFVRFSKFKNVEFLCIDTNDTWIRDYGAIDVLDGAKTISYDFKFNAWGSKFDSMLDNAVNKKLFETLKGELRSVQLILEGGSIEFNGDGVMLTTSKCLLNDNRNQLEKEELQKKLIDLFGLNKIIWLDHGFIKGDDTDSHIDTLARFISKDTIAYSACDDESDEHFNELNLMKNELEKTGFNLLALPIPKPLFYEDRRLAATYCNFIFINGALIVPTYGDEKADKFALRALQNALPNLDVIGVDSSVFVRQNGSLHCSSQNRFKGIR from the coding sequence ATGATAAAAACTTACGCAGAATGGGATGATCAAGAGTTAATACTTCTTAGCATTCCACATGTTAATACAGACTGGAAGCCATATCTTGATGATATTTTAAGATCATATGAAGAGTTAGTAAGCCAGATCTGCAAGTATCAAAAAGTCCTTCTTATAGCTCCTCAAATTAACGACTTTGTTAGATTTTCTAAATTTAAAAATGTAGAGTTCTTGTGCATAGATACGAATGATACTTGGATAAGAGATTACGGTGCTATCGATGTTTTAGATGGTGCTAAAACTATAAGCTATGATTTTAAATTTAATGCGTGGGGCTCTAAATTTGATAGCATGTTAGATAACGCAGTAAATAAAAAGCTTTTTGAGACCCTAAAAGGCGAACTAAGAAGTGTTCAGCTCATCTTAGAGGGTGGAAGCATCGAGTTTAACGGTGATGGAGTAATGCTCACTACTAGCAAATGCCTGCTAAATGACAATAGAAACCAGCTTGAAAAAGAAGAATTGCAAAAAAAGCTAATTGATCTTTTTGGATTAAATAAAATAATCTGGCTAGATCACGGATTTATAAAAGGTGATGACACAGATAGCCATATCGATACTTTAGCGAGATTTATCTCAAAAGACACAATAGCTTACTCCGCCTGTGATGATGAGAGTGACGAGCATTTCAATGAGTTAAATTTGATGAAAAATGAGCTTGAAAAGACTGGTTTTAACCTTTTAGCACTTCCTATCCCAAAACCGTTATTTTATGAAGATCGCAGACTAGCAGCGACGTACTGCAATTTTATCTTTATAAATGGAGCTCTTATAGTGCCGACGTATGGAGATGAAAAAGCAGATAAATTTGCATTAAGAGCGTTGCAAAATGCTTTACCAAATTTAGACGTGATCGGCGTAGATAGTAGTGTTTTTGTGCGTCAAAATGGCTCACTTCACTGCTCTAGTCAAAACAGATTTAAAGGGATAAGATGA